The following proteins are co-located in the Flavobacterium sp. CECT 9288 genome:
- a CDS encoding DUF1287 domain-containing protein — protein sequence MPYESKAQQARPNISFETRLSNAALSIINPKIIYDPTYKSIPYPKGDVSKNKGVCTDVVIRTYRKLNIDLQKEVHEDMKNHFSKYPNLKKWGMKGTDTNIDHRRVPNLEVFFERKGKKLLVTDEAQDYKTGDIVTWIINGKLPHIGIVTHKKTSDGMRPLLVHNVGAGQVLEDCLFKYKIVGHYQYEK from the coding sequence ATGCCTTATGAATCAAAGGCGCAGCAAGCCAGACCAAATATTTCGTTTGAAACACGACTTTCAAATGCGGCTTTATCCATTATAAACCCCAAAATCATTTATGATCCAACGTATAAATCCATACCCTATCCTAAAGGAGATGTATCTAAAAACAAAGGAGTTTGTACGGATGTAGTCATTAGAACTTACCGAAAGTTGAATATTGATTTACAAAAAGAAGTACATGAGGATATGAAAAATCATTTTTCGAAATATCCCAACCTTAAAAAATGGGGCATGAAAGGGACTGATACAAATATAGATCACAGAAGAGTTCCAAACTTAGAGGTTTTCTTTGAAAGAAAAGGTAAAAAACTACTGGTAACCGATGAAGCTCAAGATTATAAAACAGGTGATATTGTTACTTGGATAATTAACGGAAAACTACCCCACATAGGCATTGTAACTCATAAAAAAACGAGTGACGGCATGCGCCCACTACTTGTACATAACGTGGGAGCTGGACAAGTACTAGAAGACTGTTTATTTAAATATAAAATAGTGGGGCATTATCAATATGAAAAATAA
- the radC gene encoding DNA repair protein RadC, with translation MEQTNFPITNWSEDDRPREKLMLKGKSALSDAELIAILIGSGSRNESAVDLSKRILSSVDNNLNALGKLSLAQLTTFKGMGEAKAIAIIAALELGRRRRAEDTVELKKVTSSKVIFEIMQPVIGELPHEEFWIIFLNNSNKIIAKSQLSKGGITGTLVDVRLVFKTALENGATALILCHNHPSGTLVPSDADKHITKKLKQAGESLEIKVLDHLIVTENSYFSFADEGII, from the coding sequence TTGGAACAAACTAATTTTCCCATCACAAATTGGTCCGAAGATGATAGACCACGTGAAAAATTGATGCTCAAAGGTAAAAGTGCTCTTAGCGATGCGGAGTTAATAGCTATATTGATAGGATCAGGTAGTCGGAATGAGTCCGCTGTTGATTTAAGCAAACGAATTTTATCCAGTGTTGACAATAATTTAAATGCATTAGGAAAATTATCCTTAGCACAATTAACCACTTTTAAGGGGATGGGAGAAGCAAAGGCTATTGCAATTATTGCAGCTCTTGAATTGGGTCGACGACGTAGAGCAGAGGATACTGTGGAGTTAAAAAAAGTAACCTCAAGTAAAGTGATTTTTGAAATCATGCAACCCGTAATAGGAGAGCTGCCACATGAGGAGTTTTGGATTATTTTTTTGAATAATTCTAATAAAATTATTGCGAAATCTCAACTGAGTAAAGGAGGTATTACTGGAACACTAGTTGATGTGCGACTTGTTTTTAAAACAGCCTTAGAAAATGGTGCAACTGCCTTAATTTTATGTCATAACCATCCCTCAGGAACACTTGTACCCAGTGATGCAGACAAACACATCACCAAAAAATTAAAACAAGCAGGAGAAAGTTTAGAAATTAAAGTCCTAGATCATCTTATAGTGACTGAAAACAGTTATTTTAGCTTTGCCGATGAAGGCATAATTTAA
- a CDS encoding YjjG family noncanonical pyrimidine nucleotidase, which translates to MKTKLTDVFFDLDHTLWDFDKNSELTFNTIFKNNHPEVDAKLFIDKYVPINQECWKLYQFDKITHEELRYNRLKHSFDAIDYSISDAQINKISDEYIRLLPDNNHLFDGTFEILEYLKPKYNLHIITNGFAEVQSRKMYNAKIQSYFQTVTNSEMAGVKKPNPAIFNFALKQANAAVASSIMIGDSYDADVLGALNAGLDAIYFNESNASVDQSIKQINNLLELKKFL; encoded by the coding sequence ATGAAAACAAAATTAACGGATGTTTTTTTTGACCTAGACCATACATTATGGGATTTCGATAAAAATTCAGAACTTACTTTCAATACTATTTTTAAAAACAATCACCCCGAAGTTGATGCTAAGCTATTCATTGATAAATATGTACCTATAAATCAAGAATGTTGGAAATTATATCAGTTTGACAAAATTACGCATGAGGAATTGCGTTACAACAGATTGAAACATTCATTTGATGCTATTGACTACTCCATTTCGGATGCCCAAATAAATAAAATTTCCGATGAATACATCAGACTTTTACCGGATAACAATCACCTATTTGACGGGACTTTTGAAATTTTAGAGTATTTAAAGCCAAAATACAACTTGCATATCATTACTAATGGCTTTGCCGAAGTGCAATCTAGAAAAATGTACAATGCAAAAATTCAAAGTTATTTTCAAACCGTAACAAACTCTGAAATGGCTGGTGTAAAAAAACCTAATCCAGCAATTTTTAATTTTGCGCTAAAACAAGCTAATGCAGCTGTTGCATCTAGCATTATGATAGGAGATAGCTATGATGCCGATGTTTTAGGAGCGCTCAATGCAGGATTAGATGCAATTTATTTTAACGAAAGCAATGCAAGTGTTGACCAGAGCATCAAGCAGATCAACAATTTATTAGAACTTAAAAAATTTTTATAA
- a CDS encoding replication-associated recombination protein A, whose protein sequence is MEAPLAERIRPQKLEDYVSQSHLVGPNGSLTQQINKGIIPSLIFWGPPGTGKTTLSQIIAQESKRPFYILSAINSGVKDIREVIEKAKQSGGLFTAKNPILFIDEIHRFSKSQQDSLLAAVEKGWVTLIGATTENPSFEVIPALLSRCQVYVLNPFTKIDLETLLERAMKKDVLMSQKNIELKETEALLRLSGGDGRKLLNVFELVVNASLDDKIIITNERVFEVVQQNTVLYDKTGEQHYDIVSAFIKSIRGSDPNGAVYWLARMIEGGEDVKFIARRMLILSSEDIGNANPTAFIMANNTFQAVATIGYPESRIILSQCAVYLATSPKSNASYLAIGTAQQLVKQTGDLPVPIHLRNAPTKLMKELGYGEEYKYSHDYANNFAEQEFLPDDLSNTPIYVPGNNSRENSIREFLKNRWQDKYGY, encoded by the coding sequence ATGGAAGCACCACTTGCAGAACGAATACGCCCTCAAAAACTGGAAGATTATGTAAGTCAGTCCCATCTTGTGGGACCAAACGGTTCATTAACACAGCAAATTAACAAGGGAATAATTCCGTCTTTGATTTTCTGGGGACCTCCTGGCACTGGAAAAACTACTTTGTCCCAAATTATTGCGCAAGAATCTAAGCGTCCGTTTTATATTTTAAGTGCTATTAATTCTGGGGTTAAAGACATCAGGGAAGTTATTGAAAAGGCAAAACAAAGTGGCGGATTATTTACTGCCAAAAATCCTATTTTATTTATTGACGAGATTCACCGCTTTAGTAAATCGCAACAGGATTCCCTACTTGCTGCTGTTGAGAAAGGCTGGGTTACCCTTATAGGCGCCACAACTGAAAATCCTAGTTTTGAGGTAATTCCCGCCTTACTGTCAAGATGTCAAGTCTATGTGTTAAATCCGTTTACAAAAATAGATTTAGAGACCTTGCTGGAACGTGCCATGAAGAAAGACGTACTGATGTCTCAAAAAAATATTGAGCTCAAAGAAACAGAAGCTCTATTAAGGCTTTCGGGCGGTGATGGCAGAAAATTATTGAATGTTTTTGAACTTGTGGTAAATGCATCTCTTGATGACAAAATAATCATTACTAATGAACGTGTGTTTGAAGTAGTACAGCAAAATACGGTGCTGTATGACAAAACGGGCGAACAACATTATGATATAGTGTCGGCATTTATAAAATCTATTCGTGGTAGTGATCCTAATGGAGCTGTGTACTGGCTGGCACGTATGATTGAAGGCGGCGAAGATGTAAAATTTATTGCAAGAAGAATGCTTATTTTGAGTAGTGAAGATATTGGCAACGCCAATCCTACAGCTTTTATCATGGCAAACAACACTTTTCAAGCTGTAGCAACGATAGGTTATCCTGAGAGTAGAATTATTTTGAGTCAATGTGCAGTATATCTAGCAACTTCACCTAAAAGCAATGCCTCTTACTTAGCTATAGGCACCGCGCAACAGCTTGTAAAACAAACTGGAGATTTACCCGTACCGATTCATTTGCGAAATGCCCCAACTAAACTCATGAAAGAACTAGGCTATGGCGAGGAGTACAAATACTCTCATGATTACGCTAATAATTTTGCAGAACAAGAATTTTTACCTGATGATTTGAGCAATACTCCAATTTATGTACCTGGGAATAATTCAAGAGAAAACAGCATTCGTGAATTTTTAAAAAACCGTTGGCAAGATAAATACGGTTATTAA
- a CDS encoding rhomboid family intramembrane serine protease, with protein MIPEASLDKHFKFTNAVVLFPFFAIVLLWFVYWLQIKFDFDFYQNGIYPRTFSGLQGIFLSPFIHGDLEHLYNNSIPLFILLAALQFFYARQSVQVVVYGVLLSGMITWIIGRESFHIGASSLIYVLFSFIFFKGIQTKNHRLVALSLTVIIIYGGLVWYVFPSPELITEKSISWEGHLGGLISGLLLSFLYTTPELKRTIKYDWEHPDYDPSQDKFMQRFDENGNFVNLPVEIPIEESPIYEYYTSSIPVQYDLIKKNELKP; from the coding sequence ATGATTCCAGAAGCCTCTTTAGACAAACATTTTAAGTTTACAAATGCAGTTGTATTATTTCCATTTTTTGCAATAGTGTTATTGTGGTTCGTTTATTGGTTGCAAATAAAATTTGACTTTGATTTTTATCAAAACGGTATCTATCCCAGAACCTTTTCAGGACTTCAAGGTATTTTTTTAAGTCCATTCATCCATGGTGATTTAGAACATTTGTATAATAACAGTATACCACTATTTATTTTACTCGCAGCTTTGCAGTTTTTTTATGCTAGACAGTCTGTTCAAGTTGTTGTTTATGGAGTTTTATTATCAGGAATGATTACTTGGATTATCGGTAGAGAGAGTTTTCATATAGGCGCTAGCAGTCTAATTTATGTACTCTTTAGTTTTATTTTTTTCAAAGGAATTCAAACTAAAAACCATAGACTAGTAGCATTATCTCTCACAGTGATTATTATTTACGGTGGTTTAGTATGGTATGTTTTTCCAAGTCCAGAGCTAATAACTGAAAAGTCAATTTCGTGGGAAGGTCATTTAGGAGGTTTAATTTCGGGTTTGCTGTTGTCTTTTCTATATACTACCCCCGAGTTAAAGAGAACTATAAAATACGATTGGGAACATCCAGATTATGATCCTTCTCAAGATAAATTCATGCAACGATTTGACGAAAATGGAAACTTCGTGAATTTACCCGTTGAAATCCCCATTGAGGAATCTCCTATTTATGAATATTACACTTCAAGTATACCTGTCCAGTATGATTTAATTAAAAAAAATGAGTTAAAACCATAG
- the rlmB gene encoding 23S rRNA (guanosine(2251)-2'-O)-methyltransferase RlmB, with product MEKEHQIFGIRAIIEAIQSGATVDKVYIQKEASSELMKDLMKVMKRGNINFSYVPVEKLNRLTPNNHQGAVATISPISFFDLETLIDTVLENGKKPLFLILDQISDARNFGAIIRTAECTGVNGIIVQKAGSAPVNGDTVKTSAGAVFNIPICKVEHIKDAIFLLQANGIKTVAATEKTEQNIYDISLNEPVAIIMGSEDRGVNPSVLKIVDEKAKLPMFGTIGSLNVSVACGAFLYEAVRQRS from the coding sequence ATGGAAAAAGAACATCAAATATTCGGGATTAGAGCAATTATAGAAGCAATTCAATCTGGCGCAACTGTTGACAAAGTGTATATTCAGAAAGAAGCGAGCAGCGAACTTATGAAAGACTTGATGAAAGTAATGAAGCGCGGTAATATTAACTTCTCCTATGTTCCAGTTGAAAAACTAAACAGATTGACCCCCAATAACCATCAAGGTGCTGTGGCTACCATCTCTCCTATTTCGTTTTTTGATTTAGAGACCTTAATTGATACTGTACTTGAAAATGGTAAAAAACCTTTGTTTTTAATTCTGGACCAAATTTCAGATGCTAGAAATTTTGGAGCCATCATAAGAACTGCTGAATGTACAGGAGTAAATGGAATTATTGTTCAAAAAGCTGGATCGGCGCCTGTGAATGGAGATACTGTTAAAACATCTGCGGGAGCAGTTTTTAATATTCCTATTTGTAAAGTAGAACACATCAAGGATGCGATATTTTTATTGCAAGCTAACGGAATTAAAACAGTTGCTGCTACAGAAAAGACGGAGCAAAACATATATGACATCTCTTTGAACGAACCTGTTGCAATAATTATGGGATCAGAAGACAGAGGTGTAAATCCATCTGTATTGAAAATTGTAGATGAAAAAGCTAAGCTACCTATGTTTGGGACAATTGGCTCCTTAAATGTATCTGTAGCATGTGGCGCTTTTTTATATGAAGCTGTAAGACAACGTTCTTAA
- a CDS encoding SusD/RagB family nutrient-binding outer membrane lipoprotein, protein MKKIKFFDQIINTKNLFVGFFTGILLLSSCTSELDINSDPNAPTAVPNSTLLTSSEVNLGYIIGGEATRIPSNIVQYYAGHRGQPNEYARYDITPSSTDGLWTNMYNVLIDLKTIENNTSATNDKLYLGISQLLQVYSFSVLTDAFGDIPYSDALKLSSTLTPAYDKQEDIYNDLLRRVDLGIANVITNTGANPGTADVIYRGSATKWAAFGNSLKLRLLNHLSLRRPTAALNFLQTNPTLINDTANDAKLVFGISASNSNPIYQFDVLSGRKDNAVANTLVNKMKSLSDPRISVYFKPIVNGALAGQILGNIPGDDTDDSGESLFSRTGSAYASTDSPVILISAAEVNFIKAEIYFRASDATNALLNYNNAITQDLTSLGLAASATTYLGNPLVAYNNTLERIMEQKWITMYQGAYESFVDWRRTGFPVLTPSVNNRTSNAIPVRLSYPQIEINVNTASLQAGPGIPLPYVSLSNKVWWDL, encoded by the coding sequence ATGAAAAAAATAAAATTTTTTGATCAGATAATAAATACTAAAAATCTTTTTGTTGGATTTTTTACAGGTATATTATTACTCTCTTCATGTACAAGCGAACTAGATATAAACAGTGATCCTAATGCTCCTACTGCAGTTCCTAATTCTACATTACTTACTTCTTCTGAAGTCAATTTAGGATACATTATTGGGGGAGAGGCTACACGTATCCCTTCAAATATAGTACAGTATTATGCCGGACATAGAGGTCAACCAAACGAATATGCTCGTTATGATATTACACCTTCATCTACAGATGGACTATGGACTAATATGTACAATGTGTTAATTGATTTAAAAACTATCGAAAATAACACAAGTGCAACCAATGATAAATTATATCTAGGAATATCACAATTACTGCAGGTGTATTCTTTTAGTGTTTTAACAGATGCTTTTGGAGATATTCCTTATTCAGATGCTTTAAAATTGTCATCTACTTTGACTCCTGCTTATGATAAACAAGAAGATATTTACAATGATCTGTTAAGAAGAGTTGATCTTGGAATTGCAAATGTAATTACAAACACGGGAGCTAATCCGGGTACAGCGGATGTAATTTATCGCGGATCAGCAACAAAATGGGCTGCTTTTGGTAACTCTCTTAAGTTACGATTATTAAACCATTTAAGTTTAAGAAGACCAACAGCGGCTTTAAATTTTCTACAAACAAACCCTACATTAATTAATGATACTGCTAATGATGCAAAATTAGTTTTTGGAATAAGCGCTTCAAACTCTAACCCAATCTATCAGTTTGACGTACTATCTGGAAGAAAAGACAATGCTGTTGCAAATACTCTTGTTAATAAAATGAAATCATTGTCTGATCCAAGAATATCGGTATATTTCAAACCGATAGTAAATGGTGCATTAGCTGGACAAATTTTAGGTAATATTCCAGGCGATGATACTGACGACTCAGGTGAAAGTTTATTTTCAAGAACTGGATCTGCATATGCATCGACTGATTCACCAGTTATTTTAATAAGTGCAGCTGAAGTAAATTTTATCAAGGCAGAAATTTATTTCAGAGCTTCTGACGCAACTAACGCTCTATTAAATTATAACAACGCAATTACTCAAGATTTAACATCCCTTGGTCTAGCAGCATCAGCAACTACATACCTAGGTAATCCTCTTGTAGCATACAATAATACATTGGAAAGAATTATGGAACAGAAATGGATCACTATGTACCAAGGTGCATATGAATCATTTGTTGATTGGAGAAGAACTGGTTTCCCAGTACTAACTCCTTCAGTTAATAACAGAACATCAAATGCTATTCCAGTTAGGTTATCTTATCCTCAAATTGAGATTAATGTGAACACTGCATCACTTCAAGCAGGTCCTGGTATTCCGTTACCATATGTATCATTAAGCAACAAAGTTTGGTGGGATTTGTAA